Below is a genomic region from Methanolobus sediminis.
CCACTGTAAAAGAAACAACTTCTGAGAAATCTGTTTTTAATATCGTGCCGTACTGTTCTGCAAACCTGGAAACAGTATCCATATCAGAATAATCTGATTCGATTTTCACTACAGACTTTTCAGTAACTTCGATGATACCTGCATTTTCAATGGCTTCAATGGCCGCCTCCCTGTAAGCTCTGGCAAGTCCTCCGAATCCAAGTTTGACCCCTCCAAAATACCGGGTTACAACGACTGCAACGTTGCTTAGTTCCTTCATCTCAAGGATCTTGAAAACAGGTTTTCCTGAACTTCCGGCAGGTTCACCATCATCATCATACTTCATTGCAAGCATGTTGTCCCTGTTTATCAGGTATGCTGAAACGTTGTGGTTTGCATCATGGTGGCGTTCTTTGATGGAAGATACAAATGATTTCGCCTCTTCTTCGGTCTCCA
It encodes:
- a CDS encoding YigZ family protein; its protein translation is MAGIKTLRESGQAQKEIKNSIFIAYAIPVETEEEAKSFVSSIKERHHDANHNVSAYLINRDNMLAMKYDDDGEPAGSSGKPVFKILEMKELSNVAVVVTRYFGGVKLGFGGLARAYREAAIEAIENAGIIEVTEKSVVKIESDYSDMDTVSRFAEQYGTILKTDFSEVVSFTVEVDSDYKDSFQEKLINITKNRVTII